Proteins found in one Paenibacillus borealis genomic segment:
- a CDS encoding MarR family winged helix-turn-helix transcriptional regulator — translation MIQSYERDTQLTLHLYRVFAKSFKSINEHAVTGSKIEGFNPTAFAVMEVLYYKGPQPIQQIGAKLLLQSGNVTYVIDKLEERGYLQRKPCPSDRRVIFAELTTEGERLMNEMYPKYSERLHLAFSGLSDEEKEQMIILLKKMGLQAEKLSPLPRK, via the coding sequence ATGATACAATCCTATGAACGCGATACTCAATTGACACTGCATTTGTACAGGGTTTTTGCCAAATCTTTCAAGAGCATTAACGAACATGCCGTTACCGGCAGCAAAATTGAAGGTTTCAATCCGACAGCCTTCGCCGTTATGGAGGTCCTCTATTATAAGGGGCCACAGCCTATCCAGCAGATTGGTGCCAAGCTGCTGCTGCAGAGCGGCAATGTCACTTACGTAATCGACAAACTGGAAGAACGCGGCTACCTGCAGCGCAAGCCTTGCCCAAGCGACCGCCGTGTGATTTTTGCCGAGCTCACTACAGAAGGTGAACGACTGATGAACGAGATGTATCCGAAGTATTCGGAACGCCTGCATCTTGCTTTCAGCGGACTGAGCGATGAAGAGAAGGAACAAATGATTATTCTTCTGAAGAAGATGGGCCTGCAGGCCGAGAAGCTTTCCCCGCTTCCACGCAAATAA
- a CDS encoding glycogen/starch/alpha-glucan phosphorylase: protein MFNDKETFKQVFREKLIGKLGKPLEEASNADIYNILGNMIRENAGKNWADTNQKFKIDKDKQVYYFSMEFLIGRLLGNNLLNMGVLEVVREGLSELGFCLQDIEEVEADAGLGNGGLGRLAACFLDSLASLQYAGHGCGIRYKYGLFEQKIVDGYQVELPDYWLQNDNVWEVRREDKQVEVHFWGHVDTRWENDELFFEHKDYEAVRAVPYDIPVIGADRRHVNTLRNWSAESITQPSRVFGSLGGTDYHKFLEYKRSVESISEFLYPDDSQYEGKLLRLKQQYFLCSAGLQSILRTFAKTGAPIDSLPDKVALHINDTHPTLVIPELMRILMDVHGIGWDQAWSMTTRMVSYTNHTILSEALEKWPIGMVKELLPRIFLIIEEINARFCGELMSKYPGDQNRINQMAIIHDDQVRMAHLAIVASHSVNGVAALHTEILQKREMRLFNEMYPHRFNNKTNGITHRRWLQHANPELAGLISESIGTRWIHQPQEMIGLIKYSEDSSFQEQVAAIKRRNKLHLSDYIYGKHGVRVDPDSIFDVQVKRLHAYKRQLLNVLHIMHLYNQIKDNPSINIVPRTFIFGAKAAPSYHLAKRIIKLINTVADVVNKDPDINGKIRIFFLENYSVSLAEKIIPAADVSEQISTASKEASGTGNMKFMMNGALTIGTMDGANVEMHEMVGDNNMFLFGLRAEQVLDYYQYGGYHARDIYNGDGRVKEVLDQLIVPGPFCAHAQEFDTLYQSLLDNNDEFFVLKDFASYVETHVKIDLAYRNQKEWLKKSIINIGHSGKFSSDNTIARYASEIWHINPVKV, encoded by the coding sequence TTGTTCAACGATAAAGAGACTTTCAAACAAGTGTTCCGCGAGAAACTCATCGGGAAATTAGGCAAACCGCTGGAAGAAGCTTCAAACGCCGATATTTACAATATTCTCGGTAATATGATCCGCGAGAATGCCGGCAAGAACTGGGCGGACACCAATCAGAAGTTTAAGATTGATAAGGATAAGCAGGTCTACTATTTCTCCATGGAGTTTCTGATCGGCAGGCTTCTGGGCAATAACCTGCTGAATATGGGTGTTCTGGAGGTCGTCCGCGAAGGTCTCTCGGAGCTGGGGTTCTGCCTGCAGGACATCGAAGAGGTTGAGGCGGATGCTGGACTTGGCAACGGAGGTCTGGGCCGCCTGGCAGCCTGTTTCCTGGATTCACTTGCTTCACTGCAATATGCAGGGCATGGCTGCGGTATCCGCTACAAATACGGCCTGTTCGAGCAGAAGATTGTAGACGGATATCAGGTGGAGCTGCCGGATTACTGGCTGCAGAATGATAATGTGTGGGAAGTCCGCCGTGAAGACAAACAGGTGGAAGTCCACTTCTGGGGACATGTGGATACCCGCTGGGAGAATGATGAACTGTTCTTTGAGCACAAGGACTACGAAGCTGTGCGGGCGGTTCCGTACGACATTCCGGTCATTGGAGCAGACCGCAGGCACGTGAATACATTGCGCAACTGGAGTGCAGAGTCGATCACGCAGCCATCGCGGGTATTCGGCTCGCTGGGTGGTACGGATTATCATAAATTCCTGGAGTACAAGCGCTCCGTAGAATCCATCTCGGAATTCCTGTATCCGGATGATTCGCAATACGAAGGCAAGCTGCTCCGGCTGAAACAGCAATATTTCCTGTGTAGTGCAGGGCTGCAGAGTATTCTGCGTACCTTCGCTAAGACAGGGGCTCCGATTGACAGCCTGCCTGACAAGGTCGCGCTGCACATTAATGACACGCATCCTACACTGGTTATTCCTGAGCTGATGCGTATTCTGATGGATGTGCATGGGATTGGCTGGGATCAGGCCTGGAGCATGACGACACGTATGGTATCTTATACTAACCATACTATTCTGAGTGAGGCACTGGAGAAATGGCCGATTGGAATGGTCAAGGAGCTGCTTCCGCGTATCTTCCTGATCATTGAGGAGATCAATGCCCGTTTCTGCGGTGAGCTGATGAGCAAGTATCCCGGAGACCAGAACCGGATCAATCAGATGGCCATTATTCATGATGATCAGGTGCGGATGGCGCATCTGGCGATCGTGGCCAGCCACAGTGTAAATGGGGTAGCGGCACTGCATACGGAAATTCTGCAGAAGCGTGAAATGCGCCTGTTCAATGAGATGTATCCGCACCGCTTCAACAATAAGACCAACGGCATCACACACCGCCGGTGGCTGCAGCATGCCAATCCGGAGCTTGCCGGACTGATCAGCGAATCGATCGGTACCCGCTGGATCCATCAGCCGCAGGAGATGATCGGACTCATCAAATACAGTGAGGATTCCTCCTTCCAGGAGCAGGTGGCGGCAATCAAACGCCGCAATAAGCTGCATCTGTCCGATTACATCTACGGGAAGCACGGTGTCCGGGTGGACCCCGACTCCATCTTCGATGTGCAGGTGAAGCGGCTGCATGCGTATAAGCGCCAGCTGCTGAATGTACTGCATATCATGCACTTGTACAATCAGATCAAGGATAATCCTTCGATTAATATTGTGCCGCGCACCTTCATCTTCGGTGCCAAAGCAGCCCCAAGCTATCATCTCGCCAAGCGGATCATTAAGCTGATCAATACAGTGGCCGATGTGGTGAACAAGGATCCGGACATTAACGGAAAAATCCGCATCTTCTTCCTGGAGAACTATTCAGTATCGCTCGCGGAGAAGATTATTCCGGCAGCGGATGTAAGTGAGCAGATCTCTACAGCAAGCAAGGAAGCCTCGGGTACCGGGAACATGAAGTTTATGATGAACGGCGCATTGACGATCGGAACCATGGATGGAGCCAATGTGGAAATGCACGAAATGGTGGGGGACAATAACATGTTCCTGTTTGGTTTACGGGCAGAGCAGGTGCTCGATTACTACCAGTATGGCGGTTATCACGCCCGCGATATCTATAATGGCGACGGCCGGGTGAAGGAAGTGCTGGATCAGCTGATTGTACCTGGACCGTTCTGCGCTCATGCCCAGGAATTCGATACGCTCTACCAGTCGCTGCTTGATAATAATGATGAGTTCTTCGTCCTCAAGGACTTCGCCAGTTATGTGGAGACCCATGTTAAGATTGACCTGGCCTACCGTAACCAGAAGGAATGGCTTAAGAAGTCGATTATCAACATCGGCCATTCCGGCAAATTCTCCAGTGATAATACGATTGCCCGCTATGCTTCCGAGATCTGGCATATCAATCCAGTCAAGGTGTAG
- a CDS encoding NAD(P)/FAD-dependent oxidoreductase, translated as MSNYDVIVIGGGPSGLMASVAAAEHGAAVLLVDKGAKLGRKLGISGGGRCNVTNIKETSELIAHIPGNGRFLYSSFDHFNNRDIIEFFEALGIALKEEDNGRMFPVSDKAASVVSALIGKVRSLGVQIMTDSPVREVIYVEGAATGVRLESGKAFSAGAVIIATGGKSVPQTGSTGDGYPWAAAAGHTITELFPTEVPILSREEWIKSGELQGLSLRDVSLTVWNPKGKKVISHRGDMIFTHFGLSGPIALRCSQFLRQVQKKSGTDTVELSIDLFPDLSPQEAESLLQNKLELEPKKAIRNSLKGLLPERLIPLLLAKSGLDGELTGHHLPRTGLQALAALLKRMPVLVYGTRSLAEAFVTGGGVNLKEIDPRTMESKLTQGLYFCGEILDIHGYTGGYNITAAFSTGYTAGKHAAAQQHG; from the coding sequence ATGAGTAACTATGATGTAATCGTTATTGGAGGCGGGCCGTCCGGATTAATGGCCAGTGTAGCTGCAGCTGAGCACGGGGCCGCTGTATTGTTGGTTGATAAGGGAGCGAAGCTTGGGCGGAAGCTGGGCATCTCAGGCGGCGGACGCTGTAATGTTACCAATATCAAGGAAACCTCAGAGCTGATCGCCCATATCCCGGGCAACGGCCGTTTTTTATACAGCTCGTTCGATCATTTCAACAACCGGGATATTATCGAGTTCTTTGAAGCACTCGGTATCGCCCTGAAGGAAGAGGACAACGGGCGGATGTTCCCTGTATCGGACAAGGCTGCAAGTGTTGTCTCTGCGCTGATTGGCAAAGTACGCAGTCTCGGCGTGCAGATTATGACGGACAGCCCGGTGCGCGAGGTTATATATGTAGAAGGTGCTGCCACAGGAGTGCGGCTGGAATCGGGAAAAGCCTTCAGTGCCGGGGCCGTTATTATTGCCACCGGCGGCAAATCCGTACCGCAGACCGGCTCTACCGGTGACGGATATCCGTGGGCGGCGGCTGCCGGACACACGATTACGGAGCTGTTTCCGACGGAGGTTCCGATCCTTTCAAGGGAAGAATGGATTAAATCAGGCGAGCTGCAGGGCTTATCCCTGCGTGATGTCAGCCTGACCGTCTGGAATCCCAAAGGCAAGAAGGTGATCTCCCACCGCGGAGATATGATCTTCACCCATTTCGGGCTGTCCGGCCCGATTGCCCTGCGCTGCAGCCAGTTCCTGCGCCAGGTTCAGAAGAAATCAGGAACAGATACCGTAGAGCTGTCTATCGACCTCTTCCCCGACCTGTCCCCGCAAGAGGCAGAGTCCCTGCTGCAGAACAAGCTGGAGCTGGAGCCCAAGAAGGCCATCCGCAATTCACTGAAGGGCCTGCTGCCTGAGCGCCTGATTCCGCTGCTGCTGGCCAAGAGCGGGCTGGACGGCGAGCTTACAGGTCATCACCTGCCGCGGACAGGTCTCCAGGCGCTGGCTGCCCTGCTGAAGCGGATGCCGGTTCTTGTATATGGAACGCGTTCCCTGGCAGAAGCATTTGTAACTGGCGGAGGAGTAAATCTGAAGGAGATTGATCCCAGAACAATGGAATCGAAGCTTACGCAGGGCCTGTATTTCTGCGGCGAGATTCTGGATATTCACGGATATACCGGCGGGTATAATATTACGGCTGCCTTCTCGACCGGATACACAGCAGGGAAACATGCTGCTGCGCAGCAGCACGGATAA
- a CDS encoding GAF domain-containing protein — MFQAMPYDGTRSERFEAVLSQLGALMEGEPNTIANLANASALLKLSLPDTNWTGFYLFDGKELVLGPFQGLPACIRIPLGRGVCGTAAAERRTLVVGDVHAFPGHIACDAASNSEIVVPLVKGDTLYGVLDIDSPLKHRFDDEERRFLERFAAMVSEVL, encoded by the coding sequence ATGTTTCAAGCCATGCCGTATGATGGTACCCGCAGCGAACGGTTTGAAGCCGTTCTAAGCCAGCTCGGAGCACTTATGGAGGGCGAGCCTAATACAATCGCCAACTTAGCCAATGCTTCGGCTCTGCTAAAGCTTTCTCTACCGGACACCAACTGGACCGGTTTCTACTTATTTGACGGCAAAGAGCTGGTTCTGGGTCCGTTCCAGGGACTTCCGGCATGCATCCGCATTCCGCTTGGCCGCGGGGTATGCGGAACAGCGGCCGCTGAACGCCGCACTCTGGTCGTAGGCGACGTCCATGCCTTTCCGGGGCATATTGCCTGTGATGCCGCCTCGAACAGCGAAATCGTAGTTCCGCTGGTCAAAGGGGACACCCTGTACGGCGTACTGGATATTGACAGCCCGCTCAAACACCGCTTCGACGACGAGGAACGCCGTTTCCTTGAACGGTTCGCAGCCATGGTATCCGAGGTGCTGTAA
- a CDS encoding MDR family MFS transporter yields MLATFLAAIEGTVTGPAGPAIVGDFQGMQWLSWIFTAYLLAMAVTTPIFGKLSDLIGRKPVFIGGAVVFLAGSLLCGISQSMQQLIIFRGIQGIGAGALIPMTFTIIGDIYSIKERAKTQGLLSSVWGISSLVGPLLGGYVVDYLSWRWVFVFNLPFGLLSIIFISRYLKEEKIRRKTKIDVAGVLLFAAGMGALLFGLTAGGQSLAWNSPLLLAILAGAAVLLAVFLFVERRAPEPMLPLQLFSIRNIAVSTGANLLVSTLIIGLSTYVPLWVQGVFGKSAALSGLLLAPMSVGWMLGSIAGGRMILRAGTRRTGMLGLSLIVIAAVGLTLMNGDSSQLLLLILMLFCGVGFGYASTVFTIIAQSSVQHEQRGASTALNTFTRSLGQTVGVAIFGSWLNYNIDSKLAEQPGAAASGADINQLLNPHSGSTLSAEAWGSLHGALESGLHSLFMVMAVFAVASLVISAGLNKGLPSIQEGSPASKL; encoded by the coding sequence TTGCTGGCCACTTTTCTGGCAGCAATTGAAGGGACGGTCACGGGACCGGCGGGACCGGCCATTGTCGGCGATTTTCAGGGAATGCAGTGGCTCAGCTGGATATTTACCGCTTATCTGTTGGCTATGGCGGTTACGACGCCTATTTTTGGCAAGTTAAGTGATCTGATTGGCCGCAAGCCTGTGTTCATTGGCGGAGCAGTGGTCTTTCTGGCCGGCTCGCTGTTATGCGGAATTTCGCAGAGTATGCAGCAGCTGATTATTTTCCGGGGGATACAGGGGATCGGAGCGGGTGCGCTCATTCCTATGACTTTTACCATTATCGGGGATATCTACAGCATTAAGGAACGGGCGAAGACCCAGGGGCTGCTCAGCTCGGTATGGGGCATTTCCTCTCTCGTAGGACCGCTGCTTGGCGGGTATGTGGTCGATTATTTGAGCTGGCGCTGGGTGTTTGTCTTTAATCTGCCTTTTGGACTGCTCTCTATAATATTCATCTCCCGGTATCTGAAGGAAGAGAAGATCCGGCGCAAGACGAAGATCGATGTGGCTGGAGTGCTGCTGTTCGCGGCAGGAATGGGAGCGCTGCTCTTTGGACTTACGGCAGGTGGGCAGAGTCTGGCCTGGAACTCTCCGCTGCTGCTGGCTATATTGGCGGGTGCTGCGGTGCTGCTGGCCGTGTTCCTGTTCGTGGAGCGCCGTGCTCCTGAGCCGATGCTGCCGCTCCAGCTGTTCTCTATCCGCAATATCGCTGTATCTACAGGAGCGAACCTGCTGGTCAGCACTTTGATTATTGGACTGTCTACGTATGTGCCGCTGTGGGTGCAGGGCGTATTCGGCAAAAGTGCGGCCCTCTCGGGCCTGCTGCTCGCACCGATGTCGGTGGGCTGGATGCTCGGCTCCATCGCTGGCGGAAGAATGATTCTGCGCGCGGGTACCCGCCGTACAGGGATGCTGGGGCTGTCGCTCATTGTTATTGCAGCAGTAGGGCTAACCCTGATGAACGGGGATTCGTCCCAGCTGCTGTTATTGATTCTGATGCTGTTCTGCGGCGTGGGCTTCGGTTATGCTTCGACAGTCTTCACCATTATCGCCCAGTCCTCTGTTCAGCATGAGCAGCGCGGTGCGTCAACTGCCCTGAATACCTTCACCCGTTCACTCGGGCAGACGGTGGGTGTGGCGATCTTCGGGTCTTGGCTGAACTACAACATTGACAGCAAGCTGGCAGAGCAGCCCGGAGCTGCTGCTTCGGGGGCTGATATCAACCAGCTCCTTAACCCGCATAGCGGGAGCACACTGTCTGCTGAAGCCTGGGGCAGTCTGCACGGTGCGCTGGAGAGTGGCCTGCACTCGCTTTTCATGGTGATGGCGGTCTTCGCTGTGGCCTCTCTGGTTATTTCTGCAGGTCTTAATAAAGGGCTGCCATCCATTCAGGAGGGAAGCCCTGCGTCCAAGCTATAA
- a CDS encoding ABC transporter permease, producing the protein MSRNSFAFPTAAALFRRRLISHFREQTTIIRTAVDWTVLLYILIPGCLLGGRFYYGYWNGEMPEWISSVPYMLIPALLAILLVTGGVVLLLQEGDSLFLRQRQNWISTIILRGMVYSLAVTTLKMAAVFAILLPFLIKGFGVSAAGAYGLLALTITCSWSVKLLGHIVKVQRQGFRRWLWLIPAVTVPCGVYLRLAILWKDSPVLLFIAAGGFTVVTALAFRTRLRLRGTFMNDVREDYKQRMRIAAILLRGVLDKPRPTRYKPWIFRKSQPLLASKEPESRFSAAAVKAMLRNPAHFKLYLSFTGVALVAILIVPVVLKWLLFAILTTLMAYWLSSFWLLFSGDEYIGILPFTKAQKADAGSKAMPILLMPFAVLCAAVVCIPAYGWWGLLLFIPVGAAAAIWIGRIFSVMRFAR; encoded by the coding sequence ATGAGCAGGAATTCATTTGCGTTTCCTACGGCTGCGGCTCTTTTCCGGCGCCGGCTGATTTCCCACTTCCGTGAGCAGACCACCATCATCCGTACAGCTGTGGACTGGACAGTCCTGCTGTATATCCTTATCCCGGGATGCTTGCTGGGAGGGCGATTCTATTATGGTTACTGGAATGGGGAGATGCCGGAGTGGATCAGCTCCGTTCCATATATGCTTATACCTGCGCTTCTGGCCATTCTGCTTGTTACCGGAGGAGTCGTGTTGCTGTTGCAGGAAGGCGACTCGCTGTTCCTCAGACAGCGGCAGAACTGGATCAGCACCATTATCCTGCGGGGTATGGTCTATAGCCTTGCGGTAACTACGCTGAAGATGGCAGCGGTCTTTGCCATTCTGCTGCCGTTCCTGATCAAGGGCTTCGGAGTCAGTGCGGCGGGGGCCTACGGGCTGCTCGCGCTGACGATAACCTGCAGCTGGTCCGTCAAGCTGCTGGGCCATATCGTCAAGGTACAGCGGCAGGGCTTCCGCCGCTGGCTGTGGCTGATTCCGGCAGTCACCGTGCCCTGCGGAGTCTATCTGCGCCTGGCTATCCTCTGGAAGGACAGCCCGGTCCTTCTGTTCATCGCTGCCGGAGGATTCACCGTGGTGACAGCCTTGGCATTCAGGACCCGCCTGCGGCTGCGCGGCACCTTCATGAACGATGTGCGTGAGGACTACAAGCAGCGGATGAGGATTGCTGCGATTCTGCTGCGCGGTGTGCTGGATAAGCCGCGGCCTACGCGGTACAAGCCGTGGATCTTCCGTAAGTCGCAGCCGCTGCTGGCCTCGAAGGAACCGGAGAGCCGCTTCTCAGCAGCAGCGGTTAAAGCGATGCTGCGCAATCCGGCCCACTTCAAGCTGTATTTGTCGTTTACCGGCGTGGCACTTGTGGCCATCCTTATTGTGCCGGTCGTTCTGAAGTGGCTGCTGTTTGCCATCCTGACAACACTGATGGCGTATTGGCTGTCTTCCTTCTGGCTGCTGTTCTCCGGGGATGAATACATCGGTATTCTGCCGTTCACCAAAGCGCAGAAGGCGGATGCCGGTTCCAAGGCCATGCCGATTCTATTAATGCCGTTTGCGGTCCTGTGTGCAGCCGTTGTCTGCATCCCCGCGTATGGCTGGTGGGGGCTTCTGCTCTTTATACCGGTAGGCGCTGCGGCAGCCATCTGGATCGGCCGTATTTTCAGTGTCATGCGGTTTGCCAGATAA
- the glgD gene encoding glucose-1-phosphate adenylyltransferase subunit GlgD gives MKELMGVINLDHELDNLNELTYFRCGAAVPFASRYRLIDFVLSNMMRAELESVGLFVRRKYRSLMDHLGDGKSWDMNRKHGGLFILPPDWNDPTDTSLGDLQHYHNNLDFFKRASAKYIVFSGSQHINTVDLQEVYQYHLEQGADVTMVYKQIDQLQPEHDPCLRVEVDEDNRVTNIHHEKHHPNVYLDIFIMEKKLFLEQVEHCIAHGESYFFRDAIQKNRHKFKIAAYEYTGYHSVINSLESYYKNSLELLKQENYFGLFKESPVQTKIKYEAPTRYLDSASVSNSLVANGCIIAGTVENSVIFRGVQVRKGAKIINSVIMQKCVIEENAVIENVIMDKDVHLSKERILVGDSRRPFVIAKSSKI, from the coding sequence ATGAAAGAGCTTATGGGCGTAATCAATCTTGACCATGAACTGGATAATTTAAATGAACTGACTTATTTCCGCTGCGGGGCAGCAGTCCCATTCGCCAGCCGCTACCGGCTGATCGATTTCGTCTTGTCCAACATGATGCGTGCCGAACTGGAGAGCGTGGGGCTGTTCGTCCGCCGCAAATACCGCTCGCTGATGGATCATCTCGGTGACGGGAAATCCTGGGATATGAACCGCAAGCATGGCGGCTTGTTCATTCTGCCGCCGGACTGGAATGACCCGACGGACACGTCCCTTGGCGATCTGCAGCATTATCATAATAATCTGGATTTCTTCAAACGGGCATCAGCCAAGTATATTGTATTCTCGGGCAGCCAGCATATTAACACGGTTGATTTGCAGGAGGTGTACCAATACCACCTGGAGCAGGGCGCAGATGTGACCATGGTCTACAAGCAGATTGATCAACTGCAGCCGGAGCATGATCCCTGCCTGCGGGTAGAGGTCGATGAAGACAACAGAGTAACGAATATTCACCATGAGAAGCATCATCCCAATGTATATCTGGATATCTTCATTATGGAGAAGAAGCTGTTCCTGGAGCAGGTGGAGCATTGCATTGCCCATGGTGAGAGCTATTTCTTCCGCGATGCGATCCAGAAGAACCGCCACAAGTTCAAGATTGCCGCCTATGAATACACAGGTTATCATTCTGTTATTAATTCGCTGGAGAGCTATTATAAGAACAGCTTGGAGCTGCTGAAGCAGGAGAATTATTTCGGCCTCTTCAAAGAGAGTCCGGTGCAGACCAAGATTAAATATGAAGCCCCTACCCGTTATCTGGACAGCGCCTCGGTCAGCAACTCGCTGGTAGCCAACGGCTGCATTATTGCCGGAACGGTGGAGAACAGCGTAATCTTCCGCGGTGTTCAGGTTCGCAAGGGAGCCAAAATCATCAATTCGGTAATTATGCAGAAATGCGTAATTGAAGAGAATGCCGTGATTGAGAATGTCATCATGGACAAAGACGTGCATCTGAGCAAGGAACGGATCCTCGTCGGAGACAGCAGGCGTCCGTTTGTCATTGCCAAGAGCAGCAAGATATAA
- a CDS encoding ABC transporter ATP-binding protein yields MDQITNYYEEREDDEDIVLDVVIEEAGYEAGDIRISGISFQVRKGELLGLIGPNGAGKSTTIKTLLGLLKHAKAKVKLGGENKSYAYVPEQPVFYEDLTLWEHLDLAAAAYGLSYETFETTAERLLIQFGMEGVRNDLPAGFSKGMKQKMMLMLGFLVQPDVYIVDEPFIGLDPRATKDFLRLLEAERKRGAGVLMSTHVLDTAEKICDSFVLISGGKIAAEGTLEEIRVDAGLPEGSLFDCFDELA; encoded by the coding sequence ATGGACCAGATTACGAATTATTACGAAGAGCGTGAAGACGATGAGGATATCGTGCTTGATGTTGTTATTGAGGAAGCCGGTTACGAAGCCGGAGATATACGGATATCAGGGATTTCCTTTCAGGTCCGCAAGGGCGAACTGCTTGGATTAATCGGACCGAACGGGGCCGGCAAAAGCACAACGATCAAGACTCTGCTCGGTCTGCTGAAACACGCCAAGGCGAAGGTGAAGCTGGGCGGCGAGAACAAATCCTACGCCTATGTACCGGAGCAACCGGTATTCTATGAGGATCTTACGCTGTGGGAGCATCTTGATCTTGCGGCTGCAGCCTATGGTCTAAGCTATGAAACCTTTGAAACTACGGCGGAGCGGCTGCTGATCCAGTTCGGCATGGAAGGCGTACGCAATGATCTGCCTGCCGGCTTCTCCAAGGGCATGAAGCAGAAGATGATGCTGATGCTAGGTTTCCTGGTCCAGCCCGACGTCTACATTGTGGACGAGCCGTTTATCGGGCTTGATCCCCGGGCAACCAAGGATTTCCTGCGCCTGCTTGAAGCGGAGCGCAAACGCGGAGCCGGCGTGCTGATGTCTACACATGTGCTGGATACCGCCGAGAAAATCTGTGACAGCTTCGTTCTGATCTCCGGAGGTAAAATTGCCGCTGAAGGTACACTGGAAGAAATCCGCGTGGATGCCGGACTGCCGGAGGGGTCGTTGTTTGATTGCTTCGACGAATTAGCATGA
- a CDS encoding GNAT family N-acetyltransferase has translation MYICGGVIPELTGRRVRLRAMAAGDAEALFGIWCHPRVAPWLDAPPLSSATEAEALIALLLQMAREEESLRWSILGPEGKVIGSCGYNYWQLEGAYRGEIGFELSPAAMGQGYMREAMELMLDFGFGSMGLNRIEALCHPDNIRAEKLITRLGFRQEGLLRQYRHTASGYQDVRMYSLLQGEKVRG, from the coding sequence ATGTATATATGCGGTGGAGTAATCCCTGAATTAACCGGCCGGAGAGTAAGGCTCCGCGCCATGGCTGCCGGAGATGCAGAAGCGCTGTTCGGGATCTGGTGCCATCCCCGGGTTGCGCCCTGGCTGGACGCGCCTCCCTTGTCTTCTGCTACTGAAGCGGAGGCGCTGATTGCTCTGCTGTTACAAATGGCCCGGGAAGAAGAAAGCCTGCGCTGGAGCATTCTGGGACCGGAAGGGAAGGTTATCGGAAGCTGCGGCTATAATTACTGGCAGCTTGAAGGTGCTTACCGGGGGGAGATCGGTTTCGAGCTGTCGCCTGCTGCCATGGGGCAGGGATATATGCGGGAAGCGATGGAGCTTATGCTGGATTTCGGCTTCGGCAGTATGGGGCTGAACCGGATTGAAGCCTTATGCCATCCTGACAATATCCGGGCAGAGAAGCTGATTACAAGGCTCGGCTTCCGGCAGGAAGGGCTGCTTCGGCAGTACCGGCATACGGCTTCCGGCTATCAGGATGTAAGGATGTATTCCTTGCTGCAAGGAGAGAAAGTGCGGGGCTGA